The segment AACTACACCGGCGACCGCATCAACTTCGGGCTCGCCGCCGACCAACTCCGCTCCGCGGGCATCCCCGTGGCCGAGGTCGTCGTCGACGACGACCTCGCCACCGACGCCGTGGCCACGGGACGGCGGGGGACCGGAGCCGCCGTCGTGGTGGAGAAACTCCTGGGCGCCCTGGCCGACCGGGGCACCGGCCTCGACGGACTCGCCGAACTCGGCGGCCGGGTGGCCCGGGCCTCCCGCAGCCTTGCCGTCTGCGCCCGGGCCCATACCTCCCCCGTCCACCGGGCCCCGGCCTTCCACCTCCGCCCGGACGAACTCGACTACGGGATCGGCATCCACGGCGAACGGGCCGCGCGCACCGGCGAACGGGGTGCGGTCGGCACCATCGTCACCCGAATGCTCGGCCGGCTGCTGGACAGCGTGCCCGGTACCACTCATGGCGTGATAGCCGTCATATCGGGCCTCGGCGGCACCAGCGAACTGGAACTGCGCGCCATCAGCGCACTGGTCCACCGGGATCTGACCGCCCAGGGCGTCCATGTCCACGCACTGGCCGCCGGGACCTATGTGACGGCCCTCGACATGGCCGGATTCAGCATCACGCTCACCGCCCTGGCACCCGGCTGGGCGAGCCTGTGGGACTACCCCACGGACACCCCGCTGCGGCTGCCCGGAGCCGCGGCCGCCGCGGCCGCCACCGCCCTGATCCCGCCCGCGGCGGCCGTGACCGTCGGCTCGCCGCCCGGATATGCGGCGACGACGGGTGAGGGCGGCCGGGCCTTCCTCGACGAGCTCCACCGCATCTGCCGCCGTGTCCGCCGCGACCTCACAGAACTCGACCAGGCCACCGGCGACGGCGACTTCGGCGACAACTTCTGCGGTGGGGTGGCCGCGGCGGCCCGCCTGGCGGACCAGCAGGGTCTCACCGGCACCAACGCTCTCGCCGAAACCTTCCGCGACCGGGTGGGCGGCTCCAGCGGCCCCCTCTTCGGCGTGCTGTTCACCGCCCTCGCGCCCAGCGCCGACCGTTCCGCCGCCGACATCCCGGCCCTCGCCGGGGCACTGCGCCGCGCCCTGAGCCGTATCACCGCCATCGGCGGCGCCCGCCCCGGTGACTGCACGCTCGTCGACGCGCTCGCCCCCGCGGCGGAGGCACTGGCCGCCACCCCGCCCGCCGACTCGGGCCGCGCGGTGACCGCCGCCGCGCTGGCCGCGATCGGCGGCGCCCACGCCACCGCCGCCCTCACCGCCCGCCGGGGCCGGGCCAGCTACACGGGCGGCCACTCCGAGGGCATACCGGACCCCGGTGCGGTCGCCGTCGCCCTCGTCCTGACCGCCCTGGCCCGGGTCCACGAACCCCAGCTCGCCGAAGAGCTCCCGGAACTCCCCGGTATCACCCCCCGGGTCGCTCGCGGGGCGCGCTGACCGTGGTGGCGGCCATCGGCGCGGGGCGTCATGGTGCGGGAGTGCTTCATGCGGCCGGAGCACCTCCTGTGGCGTCCGACGGCTGCCATGTCGCCCGGACCAGGGCTCGTTCGGTGCCGGCGAGATAGACGGCCGCGGCGAGCCAGGCGTACGCGTACGCGTCGGGGTCGGCCTCCTCGGTACGACCGAAGACGTCACGGCCACGCCGGTCCGCTTCCGTGGTCAGCTCCGTCAACAGGTCCGCCGCCGCGCGGAATCCGACCCGGCGCAGGGCCGCGGCGGCCCCGGCCCGGTCGCCGTCCCGCGCGGGCTGGGCGACGGCACGACGGCCCCCCGACACGGCGACCTCGACCAGCCGCCGCAGCCGCCACAACGGTGCCTCCGCCACCGGGTCCGGCGGCAGGTGAGGGAGGCCGGCCGTCTCCGGCAGCGCGTCGCCGGGCGGCAGATGGACGCCTTCGAGGCGGTCGTAGCCCAGGTCGGCATGGCCCAGCCACTCCGCCGGCAGGCGCAGGGTCGTCGTGTCGTCGTCCGGCAGCGGCCCGACGGCCAGGGGCCGGAGCGTGGCGGCGCGATCGGGATCCGGACGGCCGACGACCCGCAGCCGCAGCCCGGGACGGGACGCCAGCCGGCGGAGGTTCGCGGTGTGCGCCAGGTCGGGATGGCCGTGCGCCGGCAGCAACCGGATCAGCAGGCCGTCCCGGTCCGTCCCGCCGGGCGGCAGCTCCCGTGCGAGTACCTGGTCGTTCAACGCTCCGACGATGACCAGATCGCAGCCGATCAGTTCACCGGCCGGCTGCCGTGTCTGCTCGGGGTCGCTCACCGGAGCGTTCCCGAGCCCGTCGCCCACGGCCTCGGAGAGAGGCCGGGTGAACAGGGCGGCCAGGGGCCCCGAGGTCCAGGACCGGCCCGCGACCGGCGTCGCCCGGACCCCCTTGCCCGCTCCGAGACGGCCGTCCGACGACAGGGTCGCCCCCGAGACCAGCAGCCCACCGCGGGAGAGCCGGGCGTGATCGAGACTGCCCGAGCCCAGCGCGACCGTGGCCGTCGCGGCACCGCGGGCACGGGCGGCACCGCCCGGTTTGACGTCCGCGACGGTGAACCGGCGTCCGTCGTCGGAGATGACATGTGTGACCACGCCGCCGAACCCGGTGGCCGAGATCACCGGCTCCCGGCACACTCCGTGCACCCGCAGCGCGCCTTCCGGGCGGTAGGCACGGCGGGCGGACCCGATCCAAGCCGGGTCCGGCTCCGCCGCGGCCAACCGGGCCGTGGTCAGGAGGAGTTCACGCAGATTGTCGACCAGGTCGGCCAGCCGGTGGCCGTCATGGCGGGCCCGGACGCCCCGCAGTCCCCGTACCACCCGCAGAGCCGTACCCTCCGCGCGGTACAGCCCGGCGAGCCGCGCCGAGTGCGAGGCCCGCAGCAACTCCGCCTGCGCGACCGCACCCGCCGCGGGTACCCCGGCGGCCAGCACCGCCACCGCGGCGGCCCACAAGGCGCGTGCGGCGGCCAGTTGCGTTCTCGTGAGAACCGTCAGCGATGAGGTGTCGGCGCCGCCCGGCCCCGGCCCGGCAGCGGCTTCCGTCGTCCCGGTGGCCGAGTGCGGGCGGGTCCCCACCGCCCGCGCCTCCGACGCGGCATACAGGTCCGGCACGGTCTCCCCGCCGATCACCGTGACCGCGACGGTCGCCGTAGCGGAGGCGGCCGTCGTACCGGGGTCGGCTGTTGTTCCGGGGTCGGTCGTCGTGTCCGTGAGGGTGACCGGGTCCGTCAGGGCCACCGTGTCCGCGTCGGCCACCGGACAGGCGCTCAGCACGGCGGCACGGTGAAGACACCTCGGCGCCAGCAGACAGCTGCACACCGCCTGCCCGGCTTCCGTGACCGCCCCGGAAGGACCGGGGGTGAGGACGACCTCCGCGTCCGGACCGCACCGCACCCGTCGCTCGGCGCCCTCCACGACGACGGGAACGGCCGCGCAGGTCTCCACGGCGGTATCCAGCTTCTTCCGCAGCCGGGAGGTCAGACCCGCCACGGCGGCGGCGATCACCTCGGGTGCGGCCGGGGGAAGTTCGGGGCTCATCGGGATTCTCCGCGGAGGCGATCGCCCACCCAGCGGGCAAGGGCGAGAGGACTGAGGGCGGCGACGGGCAGGCCGGCCGCGACCAGCTGCTGGGCGATGGGCACGGAGTAGCGCGGGCTGCCGCTGTCGTCCAGCGCGGCACAGCCCAACAGATGCACCCCCGAACTCGCGAGGGCCCGAACCTCGCCGAGCAGCCCGCCGAGCGGGTACCCCTCCTCGAAGTCGCTCACCACCACCACGAGGGTCCGGCTCGGCACCGTCACCAGAGCGCGGGCGTGGGCCAGACCGGCCGCGATATGGGTGCCACCGCCCACCCGGACCTCCAGCAGCAGGGACAACGGATCGTCGACCCGGTCCGTCAGATCGATCACGTCCGTCGAGAACGCCAGGAAATGAGTGCTGAGCGTGGGTACGCCGCCGAGCACGGCCGCGGTCAGCGCCGACCAGACCACGGAAGCCTCCATGGACCCGGACACATCGACCACCAGGATCAGCCGCCAGTCCGCCTCCTTGCGCGAACGGGTGCTGAACACCGGCCGCTCCGGAACCACCAGGGTGCTGCCGTCGGCCCTCTTGCGGGCGTGGACGAGGTTGGCCCGCAGGGTACGCGGCAGGTCGATCCGGCCGCCCGGACGGCGGGTCGGGCGAGGGGTGGCGAGACCGGTCAGCGCGGGACGCGTCCGGGTGGCCAGCTCCTTGGCCAGTTCGTCGACCAGTCGGCGTACCAGCGGGCGCAGCCGGGCAAGTCGCTGCTCCGGCAGCCCGCCCGCCAGCGACAGCACGGACGTCAGCAGATCGACGGACGGGCGCACCGCATCGGGGTCGAGTTCGGCCAGCACATCGCTGCGTCCCCGGTCGGCGGCGCGCGCCAGCACCTCCTCACGTACCTCCGCGCCGAACAGCGCCTGGAGTTCCTCGGCCCACTCGCGCGCGGTCGGGAAGGAGGCGTCCTGTCCGCCGCCGCGACCACCGTCCCGGCCCAGGTCCGATGAGCCCTCCCCGCGGCCCGTGCCGTACAGCTCGTCGAGCGCGTGCGCGTAACGACGGGCGTCCGCCGGAAGCCGGTCGTGCTCCCTGCCGAGCAGCAGACGCCACCGGTCCGCCGCCGACAGCCGCGGGACGCCGTCGCGTGGTGCGTCGGCGACGGACCCGCGCGGTATCGCCGCCGGGGTGGAATCGGCGGCCCCGGCGGTCGGCGTCCCGGTGGACCGGTCCGGCGATGGCGCCGGCCGCAGGGAGGCCGCCGCCGAACGGCCGGCCTCGTCCGCCGCCGTCCACAGGGCCAGCAGCCGCGGGGAGGCGCCCAGCGCCAGATCGAGACGGTCGCCCAGCCGTTCCGTCACGGTGTGCAGCAGCCGGTCGCGGCCTGCCGGGGTGAGTGTGTCGAAGCCACCGCGCAGTGCCGGCAGCCGGTCCAGGAAACCCCGGTCGTCGAGCGAGTCGATCCGGTCGAGCAGCGGGTCGAGAGCGGTCGGCGCCGACTGGAGCAGCGGCGCGGCCCCGGTCAGCAGTCCGGTCAGTCGGCGGGCCAGCGTGCGCCGTGCGTCGGGACCGGTGGCCGTGTCGATCCAGCCGGCGGCCCGGGTGCCGAGGGTCTCGGTGTCCTCCAGGTCGAACAGGACCCGGCAGGCGAGAGCGGCGCCCTGGACGAGGGGGGACGCGGAGTCCACGAGGCCGGCCAGGGCCTTGTCCATCCGCAGCCCCAGGCGGAGTTCACCGGCGCGCGCGGCCAGGGCGACCAGCGCGGCCGCCTCTTCCGGGTCGTCGCTGCCCGCCAGCCCGGGCAGGGACCGTACCGCCGACTCCAGAAGGTCGGCGGCGAGCGAACCCGCCGCCCGCCTGCCCGCAGGTGTCGTGCCGGGCAGATGCCCCCGGCGCAGCGCCTCCAGCAGATCCAGTCCGGTGAGGAGCTCGGGGATCGTCGCGGACGCGGGCAGCACCTCGGCGGCCTCGGCCAGCCGCTGGGCGACCAGCGTCGGCAGATCGCAGCGCGCGGCGTCCCGAAGTCCCGTCAGGACGAGGGCGCAGGTGGGGCCGCCGTCGGCGGACTCCCTGCGGAAGGTCTCCCGCAGGGTGCCCTCCGCCGCCGCGGCGGCGGTCACGCCGCGCACCCCGGCCAGGTCCAGCCGGACCGGCACCGAGGGGACCCACGACAGCCGCCACCGTGAGGAGAGCGCGGCGGCGTCGCCCGTACCGGCCACCGCCACCGGCTCGCCGTATCCCACCCCGCACACCTCCAACCGGCGCAGGAGGATCTCGCGGCGCTGGTCGAGGGCCGAACGCAGCGGGTCGAGACGCAGCTCGCGCGGCGCGGGATCGTCCGGGCCCGGCAGTCGCAGGTCGGCGAGTTCGGCCTCGACGGACGGGCCGAGCCCGGAGCGCGGTGTGCCCGGCGCGACCCGGCCGCGCTCGGTGCCGACCAGGACCACTTCCAGGGCCCGCGCCAGAGCCCGGCCCCGGCCGAGCGGTTCGCCCTGACCCAGCACCACCGTGAGGGCTTCGAGGACCTCGCTCCGGCCCGGGGCCGGGAGCCCCCGCAACCGGGCCAGGTCGCAGGCCATACGCAGCGCCTCACGCGCCTCGCCCGTCCCCGCGGTGTGCCCGGCCGCCCGCAGCTCCCGGCACACCCTCGTGATCGCCCCGGCCGCGGCGTCGTGCAGCAGATCGGGATCGCCTCCGGCGCGGAACACCGCCTGCTGCCAGCGCGGATCGCGGATCCCGGCGGGATAGCCGGACCGGGAGTCCAGCAGATCGAACGCGTACGGGACCAGGGAGGTGACGACGGGAGAGAGATCCCCCGGTCGCACCGTTCCCGTTGATCCCGTTGATCCCGTTGATCCCGTCGTTCCGGTCGTTCCGGTTGTTTCCGTTGATTCCGTACTTCGCGCCGCCGCGCCTTCGGTGGTCGGCGCCCCCCGCCCGGTCATGCCGTCGGCCGGGGGCCGCCCGGCCGCCCCGTCGGCCGGCGCCGGGACGTCGGAGGGGCCGATCACCGCCGCCAGCGCCGGGGCGTGAAAGGCGCCGATCACCGCCGCGACCCGGCGTCCACCCGATGCCGCGAGGGCGATCGTGTCCCGCATATGGGCCTCGCGCGCCAGATCCACGGCGGACACCCCGCCGGACGACTCGGCGTCCTGACGCAGCGCCCAGCCGACGCCCAGCGCGGCCCGGCGCAGCCCTTCGGGAGCACAGCCCGGGGCGAGTACCTCCACACTGCGGTCCCACAGGTCGTCCCCGGCACGGCCGGTTCCGGCGGCGGTGAGCGCCTGCGCGAAGGTTATGGGCGCGGGCGGGCCGACGGGTCCGGCTACCGCCTCGCGAGGGTCCCCGGCCTCGTCCGGGGCCTCACTGCCCCAGCGCGCGTCGGCCATCGGCAGATCGCAGCAGACGACCTCCACACCCCGCTCCCGAGCCCAGCGGACCGCGGCGAGTTCGGGAGAGAAGTCGGCGAACGGGTAGAAGCCGAGCCGCCCGCCCTGCCCGGCGCCCGCGAGCGCGACCGGTGCGACCGTGCCGGGCGCGCAGAGGTGAACAAGCCACGGCTGGAAGTCGGCCGGCAGCTCCACGCACACCACGTCGGCGCCCGCCGCGTCCAGCAGCGCGGGCACGGCCGCGGCGAGCGCGGGGCTGTGGTGCCGTACACCCAACAGGTAAGGCACGGCGGAGTCGGCGAGGGCGTCGAGCGCCACCCGCGGGTCCTCGACGAGCGCCACCCGCGCGTCCGGGACGGCTGCCACCTCCGGGTTCCGGACGGGTATCACCTTCGGATCCTGGGCAAGTGTCACCGGAGGCTCTCCCGCAGATCCCACAGGCGGCGCCAGGTCGGCGAACCGTCCTCCGCGCGGCGGCGCACGGGGCCGTCCCAGTAGCCCAGCAGGCGCGCGTGGTCACCGGGATCGTCCTTGCGGACCACGCCCAGGAGATGACCGGGGACCAGGTCGAGGGAGTCCCCGGCGGGCAGATAGGCGGCGGACACTCCGAGGGAGACGGCGACCTGCACCGCCTCCGCGGTGGACATCACCGTGCCGGGACGCTCCACGTCCCAGCCCTCGGCCGAGCGCCCGGCCCGCAGGTCCCGGAAGACGGTCACCAGGACGTCGAGCACCGCGTCGTCGACGTCGAAGGCCGCACCCGCCCGCTCGACCCCCGCCACGGCCTGCTGCTTGACGAGCGCGGTCTCGGCCTCGACATCCGAGATCGGGTGCACCGTCTCGAAGTTGAAACGGCGCTTGAGCGCGGCGGACATCTCCGACACACCGCGGTCGCGCAGGTTGGCGGTCGCGATGACCGTGAATCCGGGAGCGGCGGATACCTGCGCCCCGGCCGTGCCGGACAGTTCGGGCACGCTCATCCGGCGGTCGGAGAGGATCGACACGAGCGCGTCCTGCACCTCGGGCAGGCAGCGGGTGATCTCCTCGACGCGCGCCACCTGTCCGGAGCGCATCGCGCTGAGCACCGGTGAGTCCACCAGGGCCTGGGGAGTGGGTCCCTGGGCCAGGAGGAGGGCGTAGTTCCAGCCGTAGCGCAGGGCGTCCTCGGTGGTGCCGGCGGTGCCCTGAACGGTCAGCGCGCTGCTGCCGCAGACGGCCGCCGACAGCAGCTCCGAGAGCATCGACTTGGCCGTACCCGGCTCACCCACCAGCAGCAGACCGCGCTCTCCGGCGAGCGTGACCACGCACCGTTCCACCAGGGCGCGTTCGCCGACGAACTTCGGGGCTATGACGAGTTGGCCGGGCAGCGTCCCGTGGGGCTCGGACAGCTTGAGGGGAGCGCCGGCGCTGCCGCAGACGAAGGTGATGACGGAGCGGGGCGTCAGCAGCCAGCCGGGCGGACGCGGGCCTTCGTCATAGGCGGCGAGGAAGGCGAGTTCCGTGGCATGACGCTCTTCGGCGGGCAGTGTCTGCCGGGGCGGAAGTGCCGTCGCTGTGTTGGTCGGGGGCATGGATGTCCTTGCTGGGTAGGTCTGGTCGGTGTCGGAGATCCGGTGATCGTCGACGAGCGGGGGAGCCGGGAGGGGGCGGGGGCACCGGTGGTGTCCGGTGCCCCCGCCGCGCGATATCCGCCGATGGTGGCGGATCGCGCCGGGTCAGCGGCGGCGACCCCGCCGCACCTTCAGCTCCTCGAACCGGGGCGCGTCGCCGTCGAGGACCCGCTGCCAGGCCCTGCGGTACAGATCGGCGACCGGTTCCGTCGGCACGATCACGCCGAACGAGGAGTGTTCGCCGTGGACCATGTCGAACAGCGGCAGCTTCCAGCGCTCCAGGGGGATCCGGGGCGCCGGCTGTTCGGCCCAGCCGCCGGGCAGGAACAGGGAACGGCCCGCCCTGGTCCGGGTGGCCTGCACCACGAGATCGGTGGCGGCCAGTTCGGCCCGGGCCGCCTTGAGGCGGGCCGGCTTCCAGCCCGTCCACCGGGCGGTGAACCGGTCGGTCGGGTCGGGCATGGCGAGCAGCATCAGATACAGCGTGGCCGCGTCCTCGCCGAGGCCGTACTCCTTGGCCGCCTTGGTGACCAGGTCGGGCACGGAGCGGCCCGGGTCCTGCGGCCACCAGATGCCGGCCTGGTGGCGGTCGCCCGCGACCGGCTCCCCGGGGTCGGCGAGAAGGGCCGCGAAACGGAGGTCGCGCACCAGCCGCAGGGCGACCTCGGCCGGGTACGGGTGTTCGTCGACGCGGGTGGCGGGCAGGTGGGGGTCCTGGCCGGCCTCGTCGAGCAGGTCGACCCGGATGCCCGGGGCGGGCTGGTCGTCATAGGTGGCGAGGACGACGGCGCCGTAGCGCTCGAATCCCGGGCCGGTCTCGGTGGGCGCACCCGCCGCCTTCCGGAACTCGGGGAGGCTGATGTAGCGGCCGAGGTCGAGCATGAGGCCGGGGGCCGCCAGCCGGGTACGTACGGCGGTGAACGCGGGCGGCAGCGCGGCGCGGATCGGGTCGCCCGAGGGCAGCCGGTGGGCGAGCCAGGCCATGAGTGCCACCGTGCCGACCAGGGTCGCCGTGGTGAACCCGGCCTCATCGTCGCCGACGGGCCGCACCCGGTCGCCGTTGACCTCCCAGCGCAGATCCCGGCTGAGCGGCGGGGCACCCGCCGGGTCCAGCAGCGCGGGGAGGGCTTCCCGTACGGGCCACACCGAGCGCTTGAGGGCGCGGACGGCGTCGGCGAGCAGC is part of the Streptomyces qinzhouensis genome and harbors:
- a CDS encoding dihydroxyacetone kinase subunit DhaK, yielding MSYFLPDDEAVLTACQGLALTHPGIGLCADPLYLLATRPARRRRVALVAGGGAGHEPLHTGLLGRGGLDAVVPGAVFTSPGSAQIAAASRAAAALRPRDGVLHIVKNYTGDRINFGLAADQLRSAGIPVAEVVVDDDLATDAVATGRRGTGAAVVVEKLLGALADRGTGLDGLAELGGRVARASRSLAVCARAHTSPVHRAPAFHLRPDELDYGIGIHGERAARTGERGAVGTIVTRMLGRLLDSVPGTTHGVIAVISGLGGTSELELRAISALVHRDLTAQGVHVHALAAGTYVTALDMAGFSITLTALAPGWASLWDYPTDTPLRLPGAAAAAAATALIPPAAAVTVGSPPGYAATTGEGGRAFLDELHRICRRVRRDLTELDQATGDGDFGDNFCGGVAAAARLADQQGLTGTNALAETFRDRVGGSSGPLFGVLFTALAPSADRSAADIPALAGALRRALSRITAIGGARPGDCTLVDALAPAAEALAATPPADSGRAVTAAALAAIGGAHATAALTARRGRASYTGGHSEGIPDPGAVAVALVLTALARVHEPQLAEELPELPGITPRVARGAR
- a CDS encoding vWA domain-containing protein — encoded protein: MALVEDPRVALDALADSAVPYLLGVRHHSPALAAAVPALLDAAGADVVCVELPADFQPWLVHLCAPGTVAPVALAGAGQGGRLGFYPFADFSPELAAVRWARERGVEVVCCDLPMADARWGSEAPDEAGDPREAVAGPVGPPAPITFAQALTAAGTGRAGDDLWDRSVEVLAPGCAPEGLRRAALGVGWALRQDAESSGGVSAVDLAREAHMRDTIALAASGGRRVAAVIGAFHAPALAAVIGPSDVPAPADGAAGRPPADGMTGRGAPTTEGAAARSTESTETTGTTGTTGSTGSTGSTGTVRPGDLSPVVTSLVPYAFDLLDSRSGYPAGIRDPRWQQAVFRAGGDPDLLHDAAAGAITRVCRELRAAGHTAGTGEAREALRMACDLARLRGLPAPGRSEVLEALTVVLGQGEPLGRGRALARALEVVLVGTERGRVAPGTPRSGLGPSVEAELADLRLPGPDDPAPRELRLDPLRSALDQRREILLRRLEVCGVGYGEPVAVAGTGDAAALSSRWRLSWVPSVPVRLDLAGVRGVTAAAAAEGTLRETFRRESADGGPTCALVLTGLRDAARCDLPTLVAQRLAEAAEVLPASATIPELLTGLDLLEALRRGHLPGTTPAGRRAAGSLAADLLESAVRSLPGLAGSDDPEEAAALVALAARAGELRLGLRMDKALAGLVDSASPLVQGAALACRVLFDLEDTETLGTRAAGWIDTATGPDARRTLARRLTGLLTGAAPLLQSAPTALDPLLDRIDSLDDRGFLDRLPALRGGFDTLTPAGRDRLLHTVTERLGDRLDLALGASPRLLALWTAADEAGRSAAASLRPAPSPDRSTGTPTAGAADSTPAAIPRGSVADAPRDGVPRLSAADRWRLLLGREHDRLPADARRYAHALDELYGTGRGEGSSDLGRDGGRGGGQDASFPTAREWAEELQALFGAEVREEVLARAADRGRSDVLAELDPDAVRPSVDLLTSVLSLAGGLPEQRLARLRPLVRRLVDELAKELATRTRPALTGLATPRPTRRPGGRIDLPRTLRANLVHARKRADGSTLVVPERPVFSTRSRKEADWRLILVVDVSGSMEASVVWSALTAAVLGGVPTLSTHFLAFSTDVIDLTDRVDDPLSLLLEVRVGGGTHIAAGLAHARALVTVPSRTLVVVVSDFEEGYPLGGLLGEVRALASSGVHLLGCAALDDSGSPRYSVPIAQQLVAAGLPVAALSPLALARWVGDRLRGESR
- a CDS encoding ATP-binding protein; this encodes MPPTNTATALPPRQTLPAEERHATELAFLAAYDEGPRPPGWLLTPRSVITFVCGSAGAPLKLSEPHGTLPGQLVIAPKFVGERALVERCVVTLAGERGLLLVGEPGTAKSMLSELLSAAVCGSSALTVQGTAGTTEDALRYGWNYALLLAQGPTPQALVDSPVLSAMRSGQVARVEEITRCLPEVQDALVSILSDRRMSVPELSGTAGAQVSAAPGFTVIATANLRDRGVSEMSAALKRRFNFETVHPISDVEAETALVKQQAVAGVERAGAAFDVDDAVLDVLVTVFRDLRAGRSAEGWDVERPGTVMSTAEAVQVAVSLGVSAAYLPAGDSLDLVPGHLLGVVRKDDPGDHARLLGYWDGPVRRRAEDGSPTWRRLWDLRESLR